A window from Cryptomeria japonica chromosome 1, Sugi_1.0, whole genome shotgun sequence encodes these proteins:
- the LOC131050856 gene encoding monooxygenase 2 isoform X1: protein MDFDGIVMVGGGIAGLATALALHRVGMKRILVLERAESLRTSGTAIGMWSNGWKALDALGVGQSLRQQHCLLQNSKLISRSDGTTVNIPIDTSFQELRFVKRALLLETLASVLPPEAIKFNCKVVDVRQFPRSKLMWEIELEDGSIIRAKGVIACDGVNSLLAESVLGLPRATSSAQCAVRGLSSYPEGHPFPPTRQLHMAEGFLMGIIPVTEKEVYWFISSASTPPDIWEIVQNPDRIFQWSEATLKEFPEEIREMVKKTSNDVIDMTVLKFRWPWSMLMGRLWKGTMTAVGDAMHPMTPYVAQGGCSTLEDAIVLARCFVHVEEDSINKLDESQRIIEAFKKYTNERRWRWIRLMTQSYITGIVQEGSNIFLKFIRDKIMLRIKVPNPSDFDCGTLPTIAPLKSSLLNQ from the exons ATGGATTTCGATGGCATAGTAATGGTGGGAGGCGGAATTGCAGGTCTCGCCACCGCTCTGGCTCTTCACAG AGTGGGGATGAAAAGGATCTTAGTGTTGGAAAGAGCAGAATCGCTGCGGACCTCTGGAACTGCCATTGGAATGTGGTCTAATGGTTGGAAGGCACTCGATGCACTTGGCGTTGGACAATCTCTCCGCCAACAGCATTGTCTTTTGCAAAA TTCTAAGCTGATCTCTCGCTCTGATGGAACCACTGTGAATATCCCTATTGATACTAG TTTCCAGGAACTGAGGTTTGTGAAAAGAGCTCTTCTGCTGGAAACCCTGGCGAGTGTTCTTCCTCCAGAGGCCATTAAATTTAACTGCAAAGTGGTTGATGTGAGGCAATTTCCTCGTTCAAAGCTGATGTGGGAAATAGAACTGGAAGATGGAAGCATCATCAGGGCAAAG GGTGTGATAGCGTGCGATGGAGTGAATTCTTTACTTGCAGAAAGCGTATTAGGGCTTCCGCGTGCAACCAGTTCAGCGCAATGTGCAGTCCGCGGACTGTCAAGTTACCCAGAGGGCCACCCATTCCCACCCACACGTCAGCTTCATATGGCAGAGGGCTTCTTGATGGGCATCATACCCGTCACCGAAAAAGAGGTCTACTGGTTCATAAGCTCCGCATCAACTCCTCCAG ATATTTGGGAAATCGTGCAAAATCCAGATCGCATTTTTCAATGGAGTGAAGCTACGCTAAAAGAATTTCCAGAAGAGATAAGAGAAATGGTAAAGAAAACAAGCAATGATGTTATAGATATGACAGTATTAAAATTTCGATGGCCATGGAGTATGTTGATGGGGAGGTTATGGAAGGGAACAATGACAGCTGTAGGGGATGCAATGCATCCAATGACACCTTATGTCGCCCAAGGTGGTTGTTCAACACTTGAAGATGCCATTGTTCTTGCTAGATGTTTTGTACATGTAGAGGAAGATTCCATTAACAAATTAGATGAATCACAAAGGATTATAGAGGCATTCAAGAAGTATACAAATGAAAGGAGGTGGAGATGGATTCGATTGATGACTCAATCTTACATCACAGGAATTGTACAAGAGGGGTCTAACATTTTTCTTAAATTTATTAGAGATAAAATTATGCTTAGGATTAAGGTTCCCAATCCATCTGATTTTGATTGTGGTACTCTTCCCACTATAGCTCCATTAAAATCTTCATTGTTGAATCAATAA
- the LOC131050856 gene encoding monooxygenase 1 isoform X4 translates to MDFDGIVMVGGGIAGLATALALHRVGMKRILVLERAESLRTSGTAIGMWSNGWKALDALGVGQSLRQQHCLLQNSKLISRSDGTTVNIPIDTSFQELRFVKRALLLETLASVLPPEAIKFNCKVVDVRQFPRSKLMWEIELEDGSIIRAKGVIACDGVNSLLAESVLGLPRATSSAQCAVRGLSSYPEGHPFPPTRQLHMAEGFLMGIIPVTEKEVYWFISSASTPPGTCEQKNEGENKTQVELF, encoded by the exons ATGGATTTCGATGGCATAGTAATGGTGGGAGGCGGAATTGCAGGTCTCGCCACCGCTCTGGCTCTTCACAG AGTGGGGATGAAAAGGATCTTAGTGTTGGAAAGAGCAGAATCGCTGCGGACCTCTGGAACTGCCATTGGAATGTGGTCTAATGGTTGGAAGGCACTCGATGCACTTGGCGTTGGACAATCTCTCCGCCAACAGCATTGTCTTTTGCAAAA TTCTAAGCTGATCTCTCGCTCTGATGGAACCACTGTGAATATCCCTATTGATACTAG TTTCCAGGAACTGAGGTTTGTGAAAAGAGCTCTTCTGCTGGAAACCCTGGCGAGTGTTCTTCCTCCAGAGGCCATTAAATTTAACTGCAAAGTGGTTGATGTGAGGCAATTTCCTCGTTCAAAGCTGATGTGGGAAATAGAACTGGAAGATGGAAGCATCATCAGGGCAAAG GGTGTGATAGCGTGCGATGGAGTGAATTCTTTACTTGCAGAAAGCGTATTAGGGCTTCCGCGTGCAACCAGTTCAGCGCAATGTGCAGTCCGCGGACTGTCAAGTTACCCAGAGGGCCACCCATTCCCACCCACACGTCAGCTTCATATGGCAGAGGGCTTCTTGATGGGCATCATACCCGTCACCGAAAAAGAGGTCTACTGGTTCATAAGCTCCGCATCAACTCCTCCAG
- the LOC131050856 gene encoding monooxygenase 1 isoform X3, translating into MDFDGIVMVGGGIAGLATALALHRVGMKRILVLERAESLRTSGTAIGMWSNGWKALDALGVGQSLRQQHCLLQNSKLISRSDGTTVNIPIDTSFQELRFVKRALLLETLASVLPPEAIKFNCKVVDVRQFPRSKLMWEIELEDGSIIRAKGVIACDGVNSLLAESVLGLPRATSSAQCAVRGLSSYPEGHPFPPTRQLHMAEGFLMGIIPVTEKEVYWFISSASTPPGLSMSSGKLNGDDMSSLYTL; encoded by the exons ATGGATTTCGATGGCATAGTAATGGTGGGAGGCGGAATTGCAGGTCTCGCCACCGCTCTGGCTCTTCACAG AGTGGGGATGAAAAGGATCTTAGTGTTGGAAAGAGCAGAATCGCTGCGGACCTCTGGAACTGCCATTGGAATGTGGTCTAATGGTTGGAAGGCACTCGATGCACTTGGCGTTGGACAATCTCTCCGCCAACAGCATTGTCTTTTGCAAAA TTCTAAGCTGATCTCTCGCTCTGATGGAACCACTGTGAATATCCCTATTGATACTAG TTTCCAGGAACTGAGGTTTGTGAAAAGAGCTCTTCTGCTGGAAACCCTGGCGAGTGTTCTTCCTCCAGAGGCCATTAAATTTAACTGCAAAGTGGTTGATGTGAGGCAATTTCCTCGTTCAAAGCTGATGTGGGAAATAGAACTGGAAGATGGAAGCATCATCAGGGCAAAG GGTGTGATAGCGTGCGATGGAGTGAATTCTTTACTTGCAGAAAGCGTATTAGGGCTTCCGCGTGCAACCAGTTCAGCGCAATGTGCAGTCCGCGGACTGTCAAGTTACCCAGAGGGCCACCCATTCCCACCCACACGTCAGCTTCATATGGCAGAGGGCTTCTTGATGGGCATCATACCCGTCACCGAAAAAGAGGTCTACTGGTTCATAAGCTCCGCATCAACTCCTCCAG
- the LOC131050856 gene encoding monooxygenase 1 isoform X5 translates to MDFDGIVMVGGGIAGLATALALHRVGMKRILVLERAESLRTSGTAIGMWSNGWKALDALGVGQSLRQQHCLLQNSKLISRSDGTTVNIPIDTSFQELRFVKRALLLETLASVLPPEAIKFNCKVVDVRQFPRSKLMWEIELEDGSIIRAKGVIACDGVNSLLAESVLGLPRATSSAQCAVRGLSSYPEGHPFPPTRQLHMAEGFLMGIIPVTEKEVYWFISSASTPPGST, encoded by the exons ATGGATTTCGATGGCATAGTAATGGTGGGAGGCGGAATTGCAGGTCTCGCCACCGCTCTGGCTCTTCACAG AGTGGGGATGAAAAGGATCTTAGTGTTGGAAAGAGCAGAATCGCTGCGGACCTCTGGAACTGCCATTGGAATGTGGTCTAATGGTTGGAAGGCACTCGATGCACTTGGCGTTGGACAATCTCTCCGCCAACAGCATTGTCTTTTGCAAAA TTCTAAGCTGATCTCTCGCTCTGATGGAACCACTGTGAATATCCCTATTGATACTAG TTTCCAGGAACTGAGGTTTGTGAAAAGAGCTCTTCTGCTGGAAACCCTGGCGAGTGTTCTTCCTCCAGAGGCCATTAAATTTAACTGCAAAGTGGTTGATGTGAGGCAATTTCCTCGTTCAAAGCTGATGTGGGAAATAGAACTGGAAGATGGAAGCATCATCAGGGCAAAG GGTGTGATAGCGTGCGATGGAGTGAATTCTTTACTTGCAGAAAGCGTATTAGGGCTTCCGCGTGCAACCAGTTCAGCGCAATGTGCAGTCCGCGGACTGTCAAGTTACCCAGAGGGCCACCCATTCCCACCCACACGTCAGCTTCATATGGCAGAGGGCTTCTTGATGGGCATCATACCCGTCACCGAAAAAGAGGTCTACTGGTTCATAAGCTCCGCATCAACTCCTCCAG